From the Atribacterota bacterium genome, the window AAAATGGCATACTTGCTACCGGACTGAATTTCCCTGTGGTTCCCCGTGGAGATGAGGAGATTCGTTTTCAGGTGAATGCCGATCATACCCCTTACGATATTGATACGGTACTGGAAGTGTTAAGAAGGTGGAAAGAAAATAGTTAGTATTATAAGTTTTCAGTATCAATGAATACAATGAACGATTAGATTTTAAAAAAAGGAGGGTTGTCTAATAAAAAAATTGGTAAATTAAAAAAATATTTTTAGAATTATTTAAAATAAAGGAGTCAAAATTATGAAAAGAATTTATTTTTGCTTATTGGCGCTGATTCTTTTAACCTCGATAATCAGTTTAAATGCTTTTGCTAGCCAGTTACCACCACGAATTGGTATAGCAGCTGAAAGTGTAGGTTCAGGAACTTATTCAAAAGCCATGGTC encodes:
- a CDS encoding pyridoxal phosphate-dependent aminotransferase family protein; protein product: NGILATGLNFPVVPRGDEEIRFQVNADHTPYDIDTVLEVLRRWKENS